In Vigna angularis cultivar LongXiaoDou No.4 chromosome 8, ASM1680809v1, whole genome shotgun sequence, one DNA window encodes the following:
- the LOC108344763 gene encoding putative pentatricopeptide repeat-containing protein At1g12700, mitochondrial: protein MLLRFNRTTSATSLLHPTVKSLYYSHPFSTSPPPASDAADRTRLLNSIRAVETTATAAAAVNFFYRMLALTPFPCIQDFNLFFGLVAKSYHYATAISLIKTLHSLSECADVCTLNIFINCLCHLGHTTSGFAVLGLMTKTGVEPTLVTFNTIVNGLCIEGDMDRALWLVEKMETLGYTCNVRTYGELINGLCKIGDTFGAMECLRKMVERNLEPNVVVYNAILDGLCKRGLVNEAFALFREMGVTVEPNVVSYNCLIQGLCGGLEGWREGVVLFNEMVVEKGIAPDVQTFSILVDGFCKEGLVSWAENVIGFMIRTGVEPNVVTYNSLIRGHCLRNWMEEAMWVFRLMVSEGERCLPSVVTYNLLIHGWCSVKEVDKAMSLMGEMVGKGLNPDVFTWTILIGGFCEVRKPLAAKKLFFNMKKHGQVPSLLTCAVVLDGLFKCWFDSEAVSLFTAMEKSGLDLDIVIYNIMLDGMCKAGKLDDARKLLSSVLDKGLKIDTYTYNIMIKGLCKEGLLDDAEEMLNKMEDNGCPPNKNSYNVFVQGLLRKCDISRSRKYLQIMKGKGFRVDAGTTEFIVRFLSANKGDTAFQEMLLT, encoded by the coding sequence ATGTTACTTCGGTTCAACAGAACAACCTCCGCCACCTCTCTTTTACACCCCACCGTCAAATCACTTTACTATTCGCACCCCTTCTCCACCTCTCCACCACCCGCTTCTGACGCCGCCGATCGCACCCGCCTCTTGAACTCTATTCGCGCCGTCGAAACCACCGCCACCGCCGCCGCTGCAGTTAACTTCTTCTACAGAATGCTAGCCCTAACTCCTTTTCCCTGCATCCAAGACTTCAACCTCTTCTTCGGCCTCGTCGCGAAATCATACCACTACGCCACCGCCATTTCCCTCATCAAAACCCTCCACTCGCTAAGCGAATGTGCTGACGTGTGCACACTCAACATTTTCATCAATTGCCTCTGCCACCTGGGCCACACGACGTCGGGGTTCGCCGTTTTGGGGCTCATGACCAAAACCGGCGTGGAACCCACGCTGGTGACTTTTAACACCATTGTCAACGGTCTTTGTATTGAAGGGGATATGGATCGTGCCCTTTGGTTGGTGGAAAAAATGGAAACTTTAGGGTATACGTGCAATGTTCGAACTTACGGGGAGTTGATTAATGGTCTGTGTAAAATTGGGGATACTTTTGGTGCTATGGAGTGTTTGAGGAAGatggttgagagaaatttggaGCCGAATGTTGTGGTTTATAATGCGATTTTGGATGGGCTTTGTAAGAGAGGTTTGGTGAATGAGGCTTTTGCGTTGTTCCGTGAGATGGGTGTTACTGTTGAGCCTAATGTTGTGAGTTACAATTGCTTGATTCAGGGTTTGTGTGGTGGGTTGGAAGGGTGGAGGGAGGGGGTGGTTTTGTTCAATGAGATGGTGGTGGAGAAGGGGATTGCACCGGATGTGCAAACGTTTTCGATTTTGGTGGATGGTTTTTGCAAAGAGGGGTTGGTTTCATGGGCAGAGAATGTGATTGGTTTTATGATTAGGACTGGTGTGGAGCCAAATGTTGTTACGTATAACTCGTTGATTAGAGGGCATTGTTTGAGGAATTGGATGGAGGAGGCGATGTGGGTGTTTAGATTGATGGTTAGCGAGGGTGAGAGGTGTTTGCCGAGTGTTGTGACGTATAATCTGTTGATTCATGGGTGGTGTAGTGTTAAGGAAGTTGATAAGGCTATGTCTCTGATGGGTGAAATGGTTGGAAAAGGGTTGAATCCTGATGTGTTCACTTGGACCATTCTTATAGGTGGGTTCTGTGAAGTGAGAAAGCCTTTGGCTGCAAAGAAGTTGTTTTTCAATATGAAAAAGCATGGCCAGGTTCCCAGTCTCCTCACCTGTGCTGTTGTGTTGGATGGTTTGTTCAAATGCTGGTTTGATTCTGAGGCGGTGTCGTTGTTCACAGCAATGGAGAAGAGTGGTTTGGATCTTGATATTGTGATTTACAATATCATGCTTGATGGAATGTGCAAAGCAGGAAAACTGGATGATGCAAGGAAGCTTCTTTCTAGTGTGCTAGATAAAGGGTTGAAAATTGATACATATACTTATAACATAATGATTAAAGGTCTGTGTAAAGAAGGACTGCTGGATGATGCTGAAGAGATGCTTAACAAAATGGAAGACAATGGGTGCCCTCCTAATAAAAACTCTTACAATGTCTTTGTGCAGGGACTGTTGCGAAAATGTGATATTTCTAGGTCTAGAAAATATCTTCAAATAATGAAAGGCAAAGGATTTAGAGTAGATGCTGGCACTACTGAATTTATTGTACGTTTTCTATCTGCTAATAAAGGAGATACTGCATTTCAAGAGATGTTGCTGACCTGA
- the LOC108345063 gene encoding putative clathrin assembly protein At1g33340, which translates to MGVDIQGKLRLALGSVKDHASIGKAMMYHYQHDGFSNIEIAVLRATGHDNGTIGDRYMHEILFLVSNSPGSIPFLAERISRRLGKTKDHVVALKTLVLIHRLLRGGNRSFEQELCKAHVSGHLQISTRCFTKSSDHPSAGFLHKYAAYLEERMSWLINQAGKLEPVMSKGLEFRRYDEKSFDMAFRTLPKCQVLIDKVLECSPHDILCSDHSLAQAAMSNTLRESFQVYMTFSEGIAALVNMFFDLTESARGLACEILKTASLQSQKLHDLYESCKYVVENKNLDYPSVQIISMSHIVALEQLGSQQNELATSHVSLSSISRPPPISGHLTKSKEMIELEVAAEENKRNQEKIDVNLSPTPTLFSWTLETKISMVWVVFEDEVPNESQVLPAQQNLGTVDAVTDIKSEYGRPSVFLNPFSSTFQTSMSSKV; encoded by the coding sequence atggGTGTGGACATACAAGGTAAGCTTCGTTTAGCTCTTGGCTCAGTGAAAGATCATGCCTCTATTGGCAAGGCCATGATGTATCATTACCAACATGATGGCTTTTCCAACATAGAGATTGCAGTGCTGCGTGCCACTGGCCATGATAATGGCACCATTGGTGACAGATATATGCATGAAATCCTCTTTCTTGTGTCAAACTCTCCAGGCTCCATTCCTTTTCTGGCTGAAAGGATTTCACGTCGCTTAGGAAAAACTAAGGATCATGTTGTGGCCCTCAAGACTCTTGTCTTGATTCATCGCCTTCTTAGAGGGGGAAACAGGTCCTTTGAACAAGAATTATGCAAGGCACATGTCTCAGGTCACCTACAGATTAGTACAAGATGTTTCACAAAGAGTTCTGATCACCCTTCAGCTGGTTTTCTACACAAATATGCTGCTTATCTTGAAGAGAGGATGAGTTGGCTCATTAACCAAGCAGGGAAACTTGAGCCTGTCATGTCCAAAGGGTTAGAGTTTAGGCGCTATGATGAGAAATCCTTTGATATGGCATTCAGAACATTGCCTAAATGCCAAGTGCTTATTGATAAGGTGTTGGAATGCTCACCACATGATATTTTGTGCTCAGATCATAGCCTGGCTCAAGCTGCTATGAGCAACACCTTGAGAGAAAGTTTCCAAGTTTATATGACATTTTCTGAAGGCATTGCAGCTCTTGTGAACATGTTCTTTGATCTAACAGAATCAGCCAGAGGCCTAGCCTGTGAAATACTCAAGACAGCTTCTCTCCAGAGCCAAAAGCTTCATGATCTGTATGAAAGTTGCAAATATGTGGTTGAAAACAAGAACTTGGATTACCCTTCTGTTCAAATAATCAGTATGAGTCATATAGTGGCACTGGAACAACTTGGTAGTCAACAAAATGAACTTGCAACTTCACATGTCTCTCTATCTAGCATCTCAAGGCCACCTCCAATTTCAGGCCACTTGACAAAATCAAAAGAGATGATAGAGTTGGAAGTGGCAgcagaagaaaacaaaaggaaCCAAGAGAAAATTGATGTAAACCTGTCACCAACCCCAACTCTTTTTTCATGGACACTAGAGACTAAAATAAGCATGGTGTGGGTGGTGTTTGAAGATGAAGTTCCCAATGAATCACAGGTTCTTCCAGCACAGCAAAATCTTGGAACTGTTGATGCTGTTACTGATATAAAAAGTGAATATGGTAGGCCTAGTGTGTTCCTGAATCCATTTTCATCTACTTTTCAAACAAGCATGTCTTCAAAGGTATGA
- the LOC108345896 gene encoding uncharacterized protein LOC108345896: protein MAHKTLFRPTFILTLHKMPIPVSYRSFRPSQQPFSFLNTHRIPLPATARTTSNTHTHLWCSNFSTNTAIEGSEKCYLYLTDEDLMRQCEMDTFKASGPGGQHRNKRESAVRLKHLPTGIIAQASEDRSQHKNRASALNRLRSLIALKVRKTVDLDPYSPPRELLQILPPKSSIRGSDCGPQIGPNNPKFALGMQALLDLIFAVEGSVSEAAKYLGLSTGALSRLILSDESLRKEVNDLRASKGMKPLK from the exons ATGGCACACAAAACCCTCTTCAGACCAACTTTCATTCTCACACTCCACAAAATGCCCATTCCAGTTTCATACCGCTCATTTCGCCCCTCTCAACAACCCTTTTCCTTCCTCAACACCCACCGAATCCCACTTCCTGCAACAGCAAGAACAACCAGCAACACTCACACCCACTTATGGTGCTCTAATTTCAGCACCAATACGGCAATTGAGGGTTCAGAAAAATGTTACCTTTACCTCACGGACGAGGATTTGATGCGGCAGTGCGAGATGGATACCTTCAAGGCCTCAGGACCTGGTGGTCAACACCGTAACAAGCGCGAGTCCGCAGTGCGCCTCAAACACCTCCCCACAGGAATCATTGCTCAG GCTTCAGAAGACCGCTCCCAGCACAAGAACCGCGCTTCTGCGTTGAATCGCCTTCGCTCTCTTATTGCACTCAAAG TCAGGAAAACGGTGGATCTTGATCCTTATTCACCGCCTCGAGAGCTTCTTCAGATACTTCCTCCCAAATCATCCATTAGAGGGTCAGATTGTGGTCCACAAATTGGACCTAATAACCCAAAATTTGCATTG GGAATGCAAGCTCTTttggatctcatttttgcagtTGAGGGGTCTGTCTCGGAAGCTGCAAAGTATCTTGG GTTATCCACTGGGGCACTGTCTCGGTTAATCCTATCTGATGAATCACTTAGAAAGGAAGTAAATGATCTGCGGGCATCAAAG GGTATGAAGCCTCTCAAGTAG
- the LOC108345894 gene encoding uncharacterized protein LOC108345894 isoform X1 — protein sequence MEEKDNLGRYKVGSLPTLFYVPDFITDSDQSLLLNNIYEAPASKWKMLKNRRLQNWGGVVHEKGLLPQVYEKKWHTRKVPPWLTNLTQKIYDESGLFPSAMNHVLINEYQHNQGIMPHQDGPAYFPVVAILSLGSPVVMDFTPHARFKQDSQDGIEKDSDFEIGKDEWLDDHHPFSVLLMPRSLLIFKDKAYSDYLHGIKDCAIHCYNGVRAVNETQALKYKESDGDLFNLEDALDTTGKEEYKNISRTSSRVSLTCRLVPKVHKNLFRL from the exons ATGGAGGAAAAAGATAATTTGGGTCGCTACAAAGTTGGGTCTTTGCCAACTCTCTTCTACGTTCCTGACTTCATCACGGACAGTGACCAAAGCCTTCTTCTAAACAAC ATTTATGAAGCCCCTGCATCAAAGTGGAAGATGTTAAAGAATAGAAGGCTACAGAATTGGG GTGGTGTTGTCCACGAGAAGGGCCTTCTACCTCAAGTTT ATGAAAAGAAATGGCACACCAGAAAGG TGCCTCCATGGTTAACAAATCTCacacaaaaaatatatgatgAATCTGGGCTGTTCCCATCAGCAATGAACCATGTTCTTATCAACGAATACCAGCACAATCAAGGCATAATG CCACATCAAGATGGACCTGCTTATTTTCCAGTAGTAGCCATTCTATCACTTGGATCTCCTGTAGTCATGGACTTCACTCCCCATGCAAGATTCAAACAGGATTCCCAAGATGGTATTGAGAAAGATTCTGATTTTGAGATTGGGAAAGATGAGTGGCTTGATGATCACCACCCTTTCTCTGTTTTATTGATGCCTCGCAGTTTACTGATATTCAAGGACAAAGCATACTCAG ATTACTTGCACGGTATAAAAGATTGCGCGATACATTGCTACAATGGGGTAAGG GCTGTAAATGAAACTCAAGCTTTGAAATACAAGGAATCAGATGGAGATTTATTTAACTTGGAGGATGCATTGGATACAACAGGAAAGGAAGAGTACAAGAATATATCAAGAACATCCAGTAGAGTTTCATTGACTTGTCGATTGGTTCCCAAAGTTCACAAAAATTTGTTTAGGTTGTGA
- the LOC108345894 gene encoding uncharacterized protein LOC108345894 isoform X3 codes for MEEKDNLGRYKVGSLPTLFYVPDFITDSDQSLLLNNIYEAPASKWKMLKNRRLQNWGGVVHEKGLLPQVLPPWLTNLTQKIYDESGLFPSAMNHVLINEYQHNQGIMPHQDGPAYFPVVAILSLGSPVVMDFTPHARFKQDSQDGIEKDSDFEIGKDEWLDDHHPFSVLLMPRSLLIFKDKAYSDYLHGIKDCAIHCYNGVRAVNETQALKYKESDGDLFNLEDALDTTGKEEYKNISRTSSRVSLTCRLVPKVHKNLFRL; via the exons ATGGAGGAAAAAGATAATTTGGGTCGCTACAAAGTTGGGTCTTTGCCAACTCTCTTCTACGTTCCTGACTTCATCACGGACAGTGACCAAAGCCTTCTTCTAAACAAC ATTTATGAAGCCCCTGCATCAAAGTGGAAGATGTTAAAGAATAGAAGGCTACAGAATTGGG GTGGTGTTGTCCACGAGAAGGGCCTTCTACCTCAAGTTT TGCCTCCATGGTTAACAAATCTCacacaaaaaatatatgatgAATCTGGGCTGTTCCCATCAGCAATGAACCATGTTCTTATCAACGAATACCAGCACAATCAAGGCATAATG CCACATCAAGATGGACCTGCTTATTTTCCAGTAGTAGCCATTCTATCACTTGGATCTCCTGTAGTCATGGACTTCACTCCCCATGCAAGATTCAAACAGGATTCCCAAGATGGTATTGAGAAAGATTCTGATTTTGAGATTGGGAAAGATGAGTGGCTTGATGATCACCACCCTTTCTCTGTTTTATTGATGCCTCGCAGTTTACTGATATTCAAGGACAAAGCATACTCAG ATTACTTGCACGGTATAAAAGATTGCGCGATACATTGCTACAATGGGGTAAGG GCTGTAAATGAAACTCAAGCTTTGAAATACAAGGAATCAGATGGAGATTTATTTAACTTGGAGGATGCATTGGATACAACAGGAAAGGAAGAGTACAAGAATATATCAAGAACATCCAGTAGAGTTTCATTGACTTGTCGATTGGTTCCCAAAGTTCACAAAAATTTGTTTAGGTTGTGA
- the LOC108345894 gene encoding uncharacterized protein LOC108345894 isoform X4 yields the protein MEEKDNLGRYKVGSLPTLFYVPDFITDSDQSLLLNNIYEAPASKWKMLKNRRLQNWGGVVHEKGLLPQVLPPWLTNLTQKIYDESGLFPSAMNHVLINEYQHNQGIMPHQDGPAYFPVVAILSLGSPVVMDFTPHARFKQDSQDGIEKDSDFEIGKDEWLDDHHPFSVLLMPRSLLIFKDKAYSDYLHGIKDCAIHCYNGAVNETQALKYKESDGDLFNLEDALDTTGKEEYKNISRTSSRVSLTCRLVPKVHKNLFRL from the exons ATGGAGGAAAAAGATAATTTGGGTCGCTACAAAGTTGGGTCTTTGCCAACTCTCTTCTACGTTCCTGACTTCATCACGGACAGTGACCAAAGCCTTCTTCTAAACAAC ATTTATGAAGCCCCTGCATCAAAGTGGAAGATGTTAAAGAATAGAAGGCTACAGAATTGGG GTGGTGTTGTCCACGAGAAGGGCCTTCTACCTCAAGTTT TGCCTCCATGGTTAACAAATCTCacacaaaaaatatatgatgAATCTGGGCTGTTCCCATCAGCAATGAACCATGTTCTTATCAACGAATACCAGCACAATCAAGGCATAATG CCACATCAAGATGGACCTGCTTATTTTCCAGTAGTAGCCATTCTATCACTTGGATCTCCTGTAGTCATGGACTTCACTCCCCATGCAAGATTCAAACAGGATTCCCAAGATGGTATTGAGAAAGATTCTGATTTTGAGATTGGGAAAGATGAGTGGCTTGATGATCACCACCCTTTCTCTGTTTTATTGATGCCTCGCAGTTTACTGATATTCAAGGACAAAGCATACTCAG ATTACTTGCACGGTATAAAAGATTGCGCGATACATTGCTACAATGGG GCTGTAAATGAAACTCAAGCTTTGAAATACAAGGAATCAGATGGAGATTTATTTAACTTGGAGGATGCATTGGATACAACAGGAAAGGAAGAGTACAAGAATATATCAAGAACATCCAGTAGAGTTTCATTGACTTGTCGATTGGTTCCCAAAGTTCACAAAAATTTGTTTAGGTTGTGA
- the LOC108345894 gene encoding uncharacterized protein LOC108345894 isoform X2, translated as MEEKDNLGRYKVGSLPTLFYVPDFITDSDQSLLLNNIYEAPASKWKMLKNRRLQNWGGVVHEKGLLPQVYEKKWHTRKVPPWLTNLTQKIYDESGLFPSAMNHVLINEYQHNQGIMPHQDGPAYFPVVAILSLGSPVVMDFTPHARFKQDSQDGIEKDSDFEIGKDEWLDDHHPFSVLLMPRSLLIFKDKAYSDYLHGIKDCAIHCYNGAVNETQALKYKESDGDLFNLEDALDTTGKEEYKNISRTSSRVSLTCRLVPKVHKNLFRL; from the exons ATGGAGGAAAAAGATAATTTGGGTCGCTACAAAGTTGGGTCTTTGCCAACTCTCTTCTACGTTCCTGACTTCATCACGGACAGTGACCAAAGCCTTCTTCTAAACAAC ATTTATGAAGCCCCTGCATCAAAGTGGAAGATGTTAAAGAATAGAAGGCTACAGAATTGGG GTGGTGTTGTCCACGAGAAGGGCCTTCTACCTCAAGTTT ATGAAAAGAAATGGCACACCAGAAAGG TGCCTCCATGGTTAACAAATCTCacacaaaaaatatatgatgAATCTGGGCTGTTCCCATCAGCAATGAACCATGTTCTTATCAACGAATACCAGCACAATCAAGGCATAATG CCACATCAAGATGGACCTGCTTATTTTCCAGTAGTAGCCATTCTATCACTTGGATCTCCTGTAGTCATGGACTTCACTCCCCATGCAAGATTCAAACAGGATTCCCAAGATGGTATTGAGAAAGATTCTGATTTTGAGATTGGGAAAGATGAGTGGCTTGATGATCACCACCCTTTCTCTGTTTTATTGATGCCTCGCAGTTTACTGATATTCAAGGACAAAGCATACTCAG ATTACTTGCACGGTATAAAAGATTGCGCGATACATTGCTACAATGGG GCTGTAAATGAAACTCAAGCTTTGAAATACAAGGAATCAGATGGAGATTTATTTAACTTGGAGGATGCATTGGATACAACAGGAAAGGAAGAGTACAAGAATATATCAAGAACATCCAGTAGAGTTTCATTGACTTGTCGATTGGTTCCCAAAGTTCACAAAAATTTGTTTAGGTTGTGA
- the LOC108344073 gene encoding uncharacterized protein LOC108344073 produces the protein MEDAKGRYLGQCVPLHKAALKGDWKEASKMLEQDWELLTSAITKGWATVLHIVVGANHVHFVEELLKLMQPDELELQDLKGNTAFCFAAAVGNVQIAQIMERKNESLPTIRGGGDFTPLHLAVLLGRTEMREEIYGGHRPSGWHHGGTYGGGTIVIVSSVTFTHLEDQIWAQTSDPHREAEDQIKRLTKDPQVVLALV, from the exons atGG AAGATGCCAAGGGAAGATACCTGGGACAATGTGTTCCCCTTCACAAAGCAGCACTGAAAGGTGATTGGAAAGAAGCGAGTAAAATGTTGGAACAAGATTGGGAGCTGCTTACATCCGCCATAACAAAGGGTTGGGCCACAGTCCTCCACATAGTAGTGGGTGCTAACCATGTTCACTTTGTGGAGGAGCTACTAAAGCTAATGCAACCTGATGAATTAGAATTGCAAGACTTAAAGGGTAACACTGCATTCTGCTTTGCTGCAGCAGTAGGGAATGTGCAGATTGCTCAGATCATGGAGAGAAAAAATGAATCCTTGCCAACAATCAGGGGTGGAGGAGATTTCACTCCTCTTCACTTGGCTGTTTTACTGGGAAGAACTGAAATG AGAGAAGAAATCTACGGCGGCCATCGGCCATCGGGTTGGCACCATGGAGGAACCTACGGCGGAGGAACCATTGTCATTGTCTCCAGCGTAACCTTTACCCACCTCGAAGACCAAATCTGGGCCCAAACCAGCGATCCCCACCGCGAAGCAGAAGACCAAATTAAGCGTCTCACCAAGGACCCTCAGGTCGTTCTTGCTCTGGTCTAG